The following proteins are co-located in the Caldalkalibacillus uzonensis genome:
- the spoVB gene encoding stage V sporulation protein B produces the protein MSKQSFIQGAVILILAGFITKILGFVNRIVMARILGPEGVGLYMMAVPILILVITLTRLGLPVAISKLVAEAEAQGDRIRVKRILVVSLSITAVLSIICTVLTLLGAKVISAWFLTDERAYWPLMAITPIIPIVAISSVIKGYFQGKQNMRPSAYAQVIEQVVRISLVVFLATLLLPLGLEFAAAGAMISVVIGEAAALFYLLTTFKYGKRKKTFRIRQGFFTQLQKGKETLHDLLRIGLPATGSGLIGSVSWTLEPILVAQSLAAAGVATAVATAQYGLLSGYAIPLVMLPMFITYSLSVSLVPAISEAQATHHHALIHRRLYQALRIALICGAPSTVVMIFFAEPLTTVVYGTPEAGTFLKLLAPFFLLLYFQSPLQATLQGLDMAKTAMMNTLYGAMIKMMAIVILASRPSLGIYGAALAININVCLVTLLHFFSVVKVIKGFSIHFQDVLKVGIAMAVMAVGGLYCLESLQSELNLSLSWALVLTLFFAGGIYFLSLLVMKVIGRQDIERIPLIGPHIAPFFPKR, from the coding sequence ATGAGCAAACAATCTTTTATTCAAGGGGCTGTCATTCTCATTCTAGCAGGTTTTATCACCAAAATACTAGGGTTTGTCAACAGAATTGTGATGGCCCGCATTCTCGGGCCCGAGGGTGTTGGCTTGTATATGATGGCGGTGCCTATATTAATCCTGGTGATTACCCTCACCCGCCTGGGGCTGCCCGTGGCCATCTCCAAACTGGTCGCCGAAGCTGAAGCCCAGGGAGACCGCATTCGCGTCAAACGCATCCTGGTTGTCTCTTTGTCTATCACTGCAGTATTAAGCATCATCTGTACCGTGTTAACTCTTCTGGGAGCCAAAGTGATCTCCGCCTGGTTTTTAACAGATGAACGGGCTTATTGGCCATTGATGGCCATAACGCCCATTATCCCCATTGTGGCCATCTCATCTGTTATCAAAGGGTATTTTCAAGGTAAACAAAACATGCGCCCCTCTGCTTACGCCCAAGTGATCGAACAGGTGGTGCGCATCAGTCTGGTCGTTTTTCTGGCTACCTTGCTTCTGCCTCTCGGACTTGAATTTGCCGCAGCAGGGGCCATGATTAGCGTCGTGATCGGGGAAGCCGCAGCCTTGTTTTATTTGTTAACCACTTTTAAATATGGAAAAAGAAAAAAAACATTTCGCATTCGTCAAGGATTTTTTACCCAGTTGCAGAAAGGAAAGGAGACATTGCATGATTTATTGCGCATTGGTTTGCCGGCCACAGGCAGCGGGCTGATCGGTTCAGTATCTTGGACCTTGGAACCCATCTTGGTGGCCCAAAGTTTGGCAGCAGCGGGGGTGGCCACGGCCGTGGCCACCGCACAGTACGGACTATTGTCCGGGTATGCGATTCCTCTGGTCATGTTGCCCATGTTTATCACCTATTCGCTGTCTGTCTCCCTGGTTCCTGCTATCAGTGAGGCTCAGGCAACCCATCATCATGCTCTGATTCACCGCCGCCTGTACCAGGCCCTGCGCATCGCCCTGATTTGCGGCGCTCCCAGTACGGTGGTGATGATCTTTTTTGCCGAACCGTTAACAACAGTGGTATATGGCACACCCGAAGCAGGGACTTTTTTGAAACTTTTGGCCCCCTTCTTTCTGCTGTTGTATTTCCAGAGCCCCCTGCAGGCTACGCTGCAGGGATTGGATATGGCTAAGACAGCAATGATGAACACCTTATACGGTGCCATGATTAAGATGATGGCCATCGTGATCCTGGCTTCCCGTCCCAGTCTGGGTATTTATGGTGCTGCATTAGCCATCAATATTAACGTCTGTCTGGTCACGCTGCTTCACTTTTTCTCCGTGGTTAAGGTCATCAAGGGTTTTTCCATCCACTTTCAGGACGTACTCAAAGTGGGAATCGCCATGGCTGTGATGGCTGTGGGAGGCTTATATTGTCTTGAGTCACTGCAGTCTGAGCTTAACCTGTCATTGTCATGGGCGCTGGTGCTGACCCTGTTCTTTGCAGGAGGGATCTATTTTCTGTCCTTGCTCGTTATGAAGGTGATCGGACGCCAGGATATTGAGCGTATTCCCCTCATTGGCCCACATATCGCCCCTTTCTTTCCCAAACGATAA
- a CDS encoding COG2426 family protein has product MSELKEQLIIFITNTLNALPAEVIVVIISTFPILELRGGLPWALLEYGMPFWKAYWLSVVGNMLPVIPLLLLFRPLSDVLMRFKWYARFYDWLYNRTMRKSEKVQRYGALGLILFTAVPFPTTGAWTACVAASLFNIRLSYAFSAILAGVLIAGLLVGAAFGLITFSL; this is encoded by the coding sequence ATGAGTGAATTGAAAGAGCAATTAATCATTTTTATCACCAACACTTTGAATGCACTGCCAGCAGAAGTGATTGTCGTCATCATCAGCACTTTTCCCATTTTGGAGCTAAGGGGCGGACTGCCTTGGGCCTTGTTAGAATATGGGATGCCCTTTTGGAAAGCTTACTGGCTTAGTGTGGTGGGCAACATGTTGCCAGTGATTCCTTTACTGCTCCTGTTTCGCCCACTCAGTGATGTTCTGATGCGCTTTAAATGGTACGCCCGCTTTTATGACTGGTTGTACAACCGTACCATGCGCAAAAGCGAAAAGGTGCAGCGTTATGGGGCGCTGGGACTGATCCTGTTTACAGCGGTTCCTTTTCCGACCACCGGGGCCTGGACTGCTTGCGTGGCGGCCAGCTTGTTTAATATCCGCTTAAGCTACGCCTTTAGCGCCATATTGGCGGGTGTGTTGATTGCCGGCCTGCTTGTGGGGGCTGCTTTTGGACTGATCACCTTTTCGCTGTAA
- a CDS encoding post-transcriptional regulator → MDKTDLLKKKLDEVLASKVDELRLLGYEEVSKDEVWDCVTSKYKGEWPPLHRLVNDIYGLKATDLMNWLTVGAYQGTIDFGKNSLL, encoded by the coding sequence ATGGACAAGACTGATTTGTTAAAAAAGAAGCTGGACGAGGTTCTGGCCAGTAAAGTGGATGAGTTACGTCTCTTGGGTTATGAAGAGGTATCCAAGGATGAAGTGTGGGATTGTGTCACGTCCAAATATAAAGGGGAGTGGCCGCCCCTTCACCGCCTGGTGAATGATATTTACGGCCTGAAAGCAACCGACCTGATGAACTGGTTAACGGTGGGTGCCTATCAAGGAACCATTGACTTTGGAAAAAATAGTCTTTTATAA
- the secD gene encoding protein translocase subunit SecD, with protein sequence MRWSMILIFVAIVIGGLTFMAFSVDEVVSDITLGLDLQGGFEILYRVIPIDEDQEITQDLLNDTYTALYRRVDAMGVSEPDLRVEGEDRIRVRLAGVHDPEEARRFLSTEARLSFRNTDDERLFGGEHLKEGSARAVFDEFNQPVVTVEFKDPELIGQVSAEYLGDIIVIWLDFDEKTDSFAEESLKEDPKYLSAPVVRQPFSTGASITGMPSYEAAQELASLLNAGALPVQLEELTARSVSPTLGERAMDLTVRAGMIGGALIALYMLLYYRLPGLVAALALFFYVYLVLVIFNWMDAVLTLPGIAALVLGIGMAVDANIITNERIKEEIRSGKTIMSSFRAGSKRSLRTIMDANITTIIAAGVLFYFGDFAIQGFALMLIVSIVLSLVTAVLGSRLLLGLLVASRAFDKQPRWFGVKESEISEL encoded by the coding sequence ATGAGATGGAGCATGATCTTGATCTTTGTGGCCATCGTCATCGGCGGCTTAACCTTTATGGCTTTCAGCGTGGACGAAGTGGTCAGTGATATTACCCTAGGCCTTGATTTGCAAGGCGGGTTCGAAATTTTGTACAGGGTTATACCAATTGATGAAGACCAAGAAATAACACAGGATTTGTTAAATGATACATATACGGCCCTTTACCGGCGGGTAGATGCCATGGGTGTCAGTGAGCCTGATCTCCGGGTGGAAGGGGAAGACCGCATCCGTGTCCGGCTGGCGGGGGTGCATGATCCGGAGGAAGCCCGGCGCTTTCTCTCCACAGAGGCCCGCCTCTCGTTTCGCAATACGGATGATGAGCGTTTGTTTGGGGGAGAACACCTAAAAGAAGGGTCGGCCAGAGCGGTCTTCGATGAATTCAACCAGCCCGTTGTTACGGTAGAATTTAAGGATCCGGAGCTGATTGGCCAGGTATCGGCTGAATATCTCGGAGATATCATCGTCATTTGGCTGGATTTTGATGAAAAGACAGATTCCTTCGCTGAAGAAAGCTTGAAAGAGGATCCCAAGTATTTGTCAGCTCCTGTGGTTCGGCAACCATTCAGCACAGGGGCCTCCATTACAGGCATGCCCAGTTATGAAGCTGCCCAAGAACTGGCCAGCCTCTTAAATGCCGGTGCCTTGCCTGTACAGTTGGAGGAGCTGACCGCGCGCAGCGTGAGCCCCACCCTTGGGGAGCGGGCCATGGATCTCACGGTCAGGGCGGGGATGATCGGCGGGGCCCTGATCGCCCTGTACATGCTCCTCTACTACCGCTTACCCGGTCTGGTGGCTGCGTTGGCCCTGTTCTTTTATGTGTATTTGGTCCTGGTTATCTTCAACTGGATGGATGCGGTGCTGACCTTGCCGGGGATTGCTGCCCTTGTGCTCGGGATCGGCATGGCGGTGGACGCCAATATTATTACCAATGAACGGATCAAAGAGGAGATCCGTTCTGGTAAAACGATCATGTCTTCCTTCCGGGCCGGATCAAAACGTTCGCTCCGCACCATTATGGATGCCAATATCACCACCATTATTGCCGCTGGGGTGCTGTTTTACTTCGGGGACTTTGCCATTCAGGGTTTTGCCCTGATGCTCATTGTCAGCATCGTGCTTAGTTTGGTTACTGCTGTCTTGGGCTCCCGCCTGTTACTTGGCCTCTTGGTGGCCAGCCGGGCCTTTGATAAGCAGCCTCGCTGGTTCGGTGTGAAGGAGAGTGAGATCAGTGAACTTTAA
- the secF gene encoding protein translocase subunit SecF, whose amino-acid sequence MNFNFDPESNRYQFVKHRYKYFLLSGLLIGLGLLIIAIMGINLGVDFESGSTLEIMIQDQAFTSEEVEAVLADLGLEPGSIRLIGNNNEIAEVRFIGTLDQEQITQVRQAFAEHFGQVDINESTVSPMVARELARQAVYGILLASVAVIIYVAIRFEYRFGVAAIIALFHDALFIVALFALLRLEVDLTFIAAVLTIVGYSINDTIVIFDRLRENMKFAKLKTVEDLEQLVNRSIVENLPRTLNTSITVVFAALALYLLGGEGIRNFSLALLVGLLAGTYSSIFIAAQLWFEWKKRELKKKLFHPQNA is encoded by the coding sequence GTGAACTTTAACTTTGATCCGGAATCTAACCGCTATCAATTTGTCAAGCACCGCTACAAATACTTCCTTCTATCGGGCCTGTTAATCGGCCTTGGCTTGCTGATTATCGCCATTATGGGCATTAACCTTGGCGTGGACTTTGAAAGTGGATCTACCTTGGAAATTATGATCCAGGATCAGGCTTTTACATCTGAAGAGGTTGAGGCTGTTTTGGCTGACCTCGGTTTGGAACCGGGAAGCATCCGCTTGATCGGAAACAACAATGAGATTGCCGAAGTCCGTTTTATTGGCACGCTGGATCAGGAGCAGATCACCCAGGTGCGCCAAGCTTTTGCCGAGCATTTCGGCCAGGTTGATATCAATGAATCCACCGTGTCACCCATGGTGGCCCGGGAGCTGGCCCGCCAGGCTGTGTACGGCATTTTGCTGGCTTCGGTGGCGGTGATTATCTACGTGGCCATCCGCTTTGAATATCGCTTTGGCGTGGCGGCCATTATTGCCTTGTTCCATGATGCCCTGTTCATTGTAGCCCTGTTTGCTCTGTTGCGTCTGGAAGTTGATCTCACATTTATTGCCGCCGTGTTAACCATTGTGGGTTACTCCATTAACGATACCATCGTCATTTTTGACCGCTTGCGGGAAAATATGAAGTTTGCCAAACTGAAAACCGTGGAGGACTTGGAACAGCTGGTCAATCGCAGCATTGTGGAAAACTTGCCCCGTACCTTGAATACGTCTATCACCGTTGTTTTTGCCGCCCTGGCCCTCTATCTTTTGGGCGGAGAGGGGATTCGCAACTTTTCCTTGGCCCTGTTGGTTGGCCTGTTGGCTGGGACCTACTCATCGATATTTATTGCTGCCCAATTGTGGTTCGAATGGAAAAAACGGGAGCTTAAAAAGAAGTTGTTTCATCCCCAGAATGCATAA
- a CDS encoding cation diffusion facilitator family transporter, which translates to MTTNQRFQQAEFAAWVGILGNLLLAVLKVVVGTIGNSRALVADAVHSASDVIGSVAVLIGLKAAKLPPDRDHPYGHGKAESIAAIIVAVILFLVGLQIGYGSFQALFEPIVSPSVIAVFVALFSILVKELMFQYKYRLGKKLNSDALITNAWEHRSDVFSSVAALIGIGGAVLGGYVGLPWLVYLDPVAGIVVSVLVMRVAWHLGKESIHNTLDHVLHEEDALELRKTAESVHGVIQVDELYAREHGHYVIVDVKIAVDPEITVEEGHDIGKQVKEKLIEDHAHVQDVLVHINPYRK; encoded by the coding sequence ATGACAACCAATCAACGTTTTCAACAAGCGGAATTTGCCGCCTGGGTGGGAATTCTAGGCAACCTGCTGCTGGCTGTGTTAAAAGTGGTGGTGGGTACCATCGGCAACAGCCGGGCCTTGGTGGCCGATGCGGTTCATTCCGCTTCGGATGTGATCGGTTCAGTTGCCGTCCTGATCGGTTTAAAAGCGGCCAAATTGCCCCCTGACCGGGACCATCCCTACGGACATGGCAAGGCGGAGTCCATTGCGGCCATCATTGTGGCTGTGATCTTATTCCTGGTCGGGCTGCAAATCGGTTACGGCTCCTTTCAAGCATTATTTGAACCGATTGTGTCCCCCAGTGTGATTGCTGTGTTTGTCGCTCTGTTTTCCATCCTGGTTAAAGAGCTCATGTTTCAGTACAAATACCGTCTGGGGAAAAAATTGAACAGCGATGCCTTGATCACCAATGCCTGGGAACACCGTTCCGATGTGTTTTCCTCTGTGGCTGCCTTGATCGGTATCGGCGGGGCAGTGCTTGGCGGCTATGTGGGTCTGCCTTGGCTGGTCTATCTTGATCCAGTGGCGGGCATCGTTGTCTCTGTGCTGGTGATGCGGGTAGCCTGGCATTTGGGGAAAGAGTCAATCCACAATACACTGGACCATGTATTGCATGAGGAAGATGCGCTGGAGTTGCGCAAAACGGCTGAATCGGTCCACGGGGTGATTCAAGTGGATGAATTATATGCCCGTGAACACGGCCACTATGTGATTGTAGATGTCAAAATTGCCGTAGACCCTGAGATCACAGTAGAAGAGGGACATGACATCGGCAAGCAAGTGAAGGAAAAACTCATTGAAGATCATGCCCATGTCCAGGATGTATTGGTGCATATCAATCCTTATCGCAAATGA
- the recJ gene encoding single-stranded-DNA-specific exonuclease RecJ, with amino-acid sequence MLASRTRWKVASPAVERVRQLQKELGLTSLVAKVMAARDWDVEQARQFMDVDNQTFHDPFLMDGMAEAVERIQEALLNDEKIRVYGDYDCDGITSTVIMYKTLSGLGASVDYYIPNRFSEGYGLNKAAIDKAKAEGIQLLVTVDTGISGREEIAYATQLGIDVIVTDHHQPPPELPECLAVINPKKPGCSYPFKDLSGAGLALKMAQALLDDIPLELVDIAAIGTIADLVPLVDENRLIAYHGLKVLNHTQHVGLQVLIEQAGLGDASVDEQHVGFALGPRLNSCGRLASADTAVQLFLTNDRGQATAIVQEMEKLNTERQRLVQQIVQEAKALIETDYPHSKPKALVVASEGWHEGVLGIVASKLVEHYYVPVVVLTIDAESGLAKGSARSIEGFDIYQALSTCREWLPHFGGHPMAAGLSLAAEHIPYIRTRLDQLAEQWLSEEDLQPATRIDILCTASELTLEAIEQLRRLAPFGEGNPKPVLLLEQLSIQELRQVGTDGQHLKCVFHQEDTYLETIGFGWGEIAHQISPAAKVNLIGEASINEWNGQRKPQIMMTDLEVRERQFFDWRSKKDLAELDRLLPADETVAVCCFRDSRPEGFLEQAHPISVALNGQPDQPPLLGQAGRVLLYDLPRSEEQLHRFCRYLGHVGRIYMMFHHDGSHFFSTIPTREHFKWYYAFLQHKGPFDLKAWGPRLAKQKGWTMDTLQFMTDVFLELEFATIREGKIQLIPHPRKKDLSQSTCYQLKQEELKLEQVLIYSSYQELIRYLSHHIESHQADESSQANSDMNKEEKAYGF; translated from the coding sequence ATGCTGGCTTCACGAACGCGATGGAAAGTGGCTTCCCCCGCAGTTGAACGGGTGAGGCAGCTGCAAAAAGAATTGGGCCTAACTTCCCTTGTGGCTAAAGTCATGGCGGCCAGGGACTGGGACGTAGAACAAGCCCGCCAGTTTATGGACGTAGATAACCAAACCTTTCACGATCCATTTCTGATGGATGGCATGGCGGAAGCTGTCGAGCGGATTCAGGAGGCCTTATTAAACGATGAAAAAATCCGTGTTTACGGGGATTATGACTGCGATGGCATTACCAGCACAGTGATTATGTATAAGACATTGTCAGGGCTGGGTGCCTCCGTCGATTATTATATTCCTAACCGCTTCAGTGAAGGGTACGGCCTGAACAAGGCTGCCATTGACAAGGCCAAAGCTGAAGGGATTCAGCTTTTGGTGACGGTGGATACCGGCATTTCCGGGCGGGAGGAAATAGCGTATGCCACGCAGCTTGGCATTGATGTGATTGTGACGGATCACCATCAGCCACCCCCTGAATTGCCAGAATGCCTGGCCGTCATCAATCCCAAGAAGCCTGGTTGTTCGTACCCGTTTAAGGACTTGTCCGGAGCGGGCCTTGCCCTGAAAATGGCCCAGGCCTTGCTGGATGACATACCACTGGAGCTTGTGGATATTGCAGCGATCGGCACCATTGCCGACCTGGTGCCACTTGTGGACGAAAACCGGTTAATTGCCTATCACGGGCTGAAGGTGCTTAACCATACCCAGCATGTGGGCCTGCAAGTCTTAATTGAACAAGCGGGGCTGGGTGACGCGTCTGTTGATGAGCAGCATGTGGGTTTTGCCCTCGGTCCCCGTCTCAACTCATGCGGCCGGCTGGCTTCAGCCGATACGGCCGTTCAACTTTTTTTAACGAACGACCGCGGGCAAGCCACGGCCATTGTGCAGGAGATGGAGAAGTTAAATACGGAGCGCCAGCGTTTGGTCCAGCAGATTGTGCAGGAAGCCAAAGCTCTGATTGAAACGGATTATCCTCACTCGAAGCCCAAAGCGCTTGTGGTGGCATCGGAAGGCTGGCACGAAGGTGTGTTGGGGATTGTAGCCTCCAAATTGGTGGAACACTATTATGTACCGGTTGTGGTGCTGACCATTGATGCAGAAAGCGGCCTGGCCAAAGGTTCAGCCCGCAGTATCGAAGGATTTGATATTTATCAAGCTTTATCAACTTGCCGGGAATGGCTGCCTCATTTCGGCGGACATCCCATGGCTGCCGGCTTAAGTTTAGCTGCTGAACATATTCCATACATACGCACCCGTTTGGATCAACTGGCAGAACAATGGTTGTCGGAAGAAGATTTACAGCCTGCTACCCGCATTGATATCCTCTGCACCGCCAGTGAACTGACGTTGGAGGCTATTGAACAGCTGCGCCGGCTGGCTCCGTTTGGTGAGGGCAATCCCAAGCCGGTGCTTCTCCTGGAACAACTGAGTATTCAGGAACTGCGCCAAGTAGGTACAGATGGGCAGCATTTAAAATGTGTATTTCACCAAGAAGATACATATCTGGAGACAATAGGCTTTGGCTGGGGTGAGATAGCCCACCAGATCAGCCCGGCAGCTAAAGTCAACCTGATTGGGGAAGCGTCCATTAACGAATGGAATGGCCAGCGCAAGCCACAGATTATGATGACTGACCTGGAAGTCCGTGAACGCCAGTTCTTCGATTGGCGCAGCAAAAAGGACTTGGCCGAACTGGACCGCCTGTTACCGGCTGATGAGACTGTGGCCGTGTGTTGCTTTCGGGACAGTCGGCCGGAGGGGTTCCTGGAGCAAGCGCACCCTATCTCCGTTGCCCTTAACGGACAGCCGGACCAGCCCCCCTTACTTGGCCAGGCCGGACGTGTACTCTTGTATGACCTGCCCCGTTCAGAGGAACAACTGCACCGTTTTTGCCGCTATCTGGGACATGTGGGACGGATTTATATGATGTTTCACCATGATGGCAGCCATTTTTTCTCCACCATTCCAACGCGGGAGCATTTTAAATGGTATTATGCCTTTTTGCAACACAAGGGTCCTTTTGATCTGAAGGCATGGGGCCCCCGGCTGGCCAAGCAGAAAGGCTGGACCATGGATACCCTGCAATTTATGACCGATGTGTTTTTGGAACTGGAATTTGCTACAATAAGAGAGGGTAAAATACAACTCATTCCCCATCCACGGAAGAAAGATTTGAGCCAATCAACTTGTTATCAGCTGAAACAGGAAGAACTGAAGTTGGAGCAAGTACTGATTTATTCGTCATATCAGGAACTGATCCGTTACTTATCTCACCATATTGAGAGTCATCAGGCCGATGAAAGCAGTCAGGCCAACTCGGACATGAACAAGGAGGAAAAGGCTTATGGATTTTAA
- a CDS encoding adenine phosphoribosyltransferase, whose translation MDFKAKIRVIKDFPQPGIRFKDITTLLKDGQAYQAAIDQLASFAESKGADLVVGPEARGFVIGAPIAYKLGKGFVPVRKSGKLPAEAVQAEYDLEYGKDALAIHKDAIVKGQKVLVADDLLATGGTISTTINLVEQLGGEVVGCVFLIELTYLNGREKLGSHYDVYSLVQY comes from the coding sequence ATGGATTTTAAAGCAAAAATCAGAGTGATCAAGGATTTCCCCCAGCCCGGTATTCGTTTCAAGGACATTACCACACTGTTAAAAGATGGCCAAGCTTACCAGGCAGCCATTGACCAGCTGGCCAGCTTTGCTGAATCGAAAGGGGCAGACCTTGTTGTCGGACCGGAAGCCAGGGGGTTTGTCATCGGGGCACCGATCGCCTATAAACTGGGCAAGGGATTTGTGCCTGTGCGTAAATCCGGTAAGCTTCCCGCTGAAGCAGTCCAAGCTGAATATGACTTGGAATATGGCAAAGATGCACTGGCGATACATAAAGATGCCATTGTCAAAGGACAGAAAGTACTGGTGGCCGATGACCTCTTGGCGACCGGGGGGACCATTTCCACAACGATCAACTTGGTTGAACAACTGGGCGGTGAAGTTGTGGGTTGCGTCTTTCTGATCGAATTGACCTATCTGAATGGCCGGGAAAAACTCGGTTCTCATTACGATGTTTATTCCCTTGTGCAGTACTGA
- a CDS encoding RelA/SpoT family protein — protein MSPSFVKVIGMTIEELVNKVKEYLSPDDIKFIQQAYEFAREAHEGQYRQSGEEYINHPVEVAGILANLQLDAVTIAAALLHDVVEDTTATVEELEEQFGEEVALLVNGVTKLKRIKYKSQEEQQAENHRRMFVAMAKDLRVILIKLADRLHNMRTLKYMPEEKRRKKAEETLEIFAPLAHRLGISTIKWELEDISLRYLNPQQYYRIVHLMKQKRAEREQHIQQVIDIIRQQIEEVGIKAEISGRPKHIYSIYRKMQQQKKAFNEIYDLMAIRIIVETVRDCYAVLGIIHTCWKPLPGRFKDYIAMPKPNMYQSLHTTVMSYKGQPLEVQIRTYDMHRTAEYGIAAHWAYKEGRNLTESSPSALDERLTWFREVLESQQDAQDAREFMESLKMDLFSDVVFVFTPKGDVVELPAGSVPLDFAYRIHTEVGNRCVGAKVNGKIVPLDHELKTGDIVEILTSKLSYGPSRDWLKIAKSSTAKSKIKQFFKKEKREESIAKGKELVEHEITKHGFDLKQVLTEENVDQVAKKFNFKGQEDMYAAVGYGGITAAQIATRLTEKLRREQQLEKPIELPEVPQNKRRRKFAHGVRVKGVDNLLIRLSRCCNPVPGDEIVGFITRGRGVSVHRQDCPNIQREEVQERLLPVEWEGEPDHSYNVDIEITALDRRGLLNEVLQVVNESKTNIIAVSGRTDRNRIASISMTLAISNIDHLHKVVERIKQIRDIFSVQRVTQ, from the coding sequence ATGTCCCCAAGCTTTGTAAAGGTGATCGGGATGACCATAGAAGAGCTGGTAAACAAAGTAAAAGAATACCTTTCCCCCGATGATATCAAGTTTATCCAACAAGCATATGAATTTGCCCGGGAGGCCCATGAAGGCCAATACCGTCAGTCGGGGGAAGAATATATCAATCATCCTGTTGAGGTGGCCGGTATCCTGGCCAACTTGCAACTTGATGCAGTCACCATTGCTGCAGCTCTTCTGCATGATGTGGTGGAGGACACCACTGCCACTGTGGAAGAGCTGGAGGAGCAATTCGGGGAAGAAGTAGCTTTATTAGTGAATGGTGTCACAAAGTTAAAGCGTATCAAATATAAATCCCAGGAAGAACAGCAAGCCGAAAATCACCGGCGTATGTTTGTGGCCATGGCCAAAGATTTGCGGGTCATTCTCATTAAGCTGGCCGACCGCTTGCACAACATGCGCACCTTAAAATATATGCCGGAAGAAAAACGGCGCAAAAAAGCAGAAGAAACACTGGAGATCTTTGCCCCTCTTGCTCATCGCCTGGGGATCTCCACCATTAAATGGGAATTGGAAGATATTTCCCTAAGATATCTTAATCCTCAGCAATACTACCGCATCGTGCATTTAATGAAACAAAAACGGGCCGAGCGGGAACAGCATATCCAGCAGGTGATTGACATTATTCGTCAGCAGATTGAGGAAGTGGGCATTAAGGCCGAGATCTCAGGGCGGCCCAAACATATCTACAGTATTTATCGCAAGATGCAGCAGCAGAAAAAAGCGTTTAACGAAATTTATGATTTAATGGCTATCCGCATCATTGTGGAGACGGTGCGGGATTGTTATGCCGTGCTGGGCATCATTCACACCTGTTGGAAACCTTTGCCTGGCAGATTTAAAGATTATATTGCCATGCCCAAACCAAACATGTACCAGTCGCTTCACACCACTGTGATGAGTTATAAAGGGCAGCCACTGGAGGTGCAAATCCGGACTTATGACATGCACCGCACGGCTGAGTACGGGATTGCGGCTCACTGGGCTTACAAAGAAGGAAGAAACTTGACAGAGAGTTCTCCTTCCGCTTTGGATGAAAGGCTGACCTGGTTCAGGGAAGTGCTGGAGAGCCAGCAGGATGCCCAAGATGCCCGGGAATTTATGGAATCCTTAAAAATGGACCTTTTTTCTGATGTCGTATTTGTTTTTACCCCCAAAGGAGACGTGGTTGAGCTTCCAGCAGGATCCGTACCCTTAGACTTTGCTTACCGCATCCACACCGAAGTGGGTAACCGTTGTGTAGGGGCAAAAGTAAACGGTAAAATTGTGCCACTGGATCATGAGTTGAAAACGGGAGACATTGTGGAGATTTTAACCTCCAAACTCAGTTACGGACCAAGCAGGGACTGGCTCAAAATTGCCAAATCGTCTACAGCCAAAAGCAAAATTAAACAATTTTTCAAAAAAGAAAAGCGGGAAGAAAGCATTGCCAAAGGCAAAGAACTGGTTGAACATGAAATTACCAAGCACGGTTTTGACCTCAAGCAGGTGCTGACCGAGGAAAATGTGGACCAGGTGGCCAAAAAGTTTAACTTTAAAGGACAGGAAGATATGTATGCCGCCGTCGGCTACGGCGGTATTACGGCTGCCCAGATTGCCACCCGCCTGACTGAAAAACTCCGCCGTGAACAGCAATTGGAAAAACCCATTGAACTGCCGGAAGTACCGCAGAACAAAAGGCGCAGGAAGTTTGCCCACGGGGTGAGGGTGAAGGGTGTGGATAACCTGCTCATCCGCCTGTCCCGCTGCTGCAATCCTGTGCCGGGTGATGAAATTGTCGGCTTTATCACCCGCGGTCGGGGGGTCTCCGTTCACCGGCAAGACTGTCCCAACATACAGCGGGAAGAGGTGCAAGAGCGGCTGCTGCCGGTGGAATGGGAGGGTGAACCTGACCACAGCTATAATGTGGATATTGAGATTACTGCCCTGGACCGGCGCGGTCTGTTAAACGAAGTGCTGCAGGTGGTCAATGAAAGCAAAACCAATATTATTGCCGTTTCAGGACGAACCGACCGCAACCGCATCGCTTCAATCTCGATGACGCTGGCTATCTCCAATATTGATCATCTGCACAAAGTGGTGGAACGGATTAAACAAATCAGGGATATTTTTTCAGTACAGCGCGTGACACAGTAA